The sequence CGCCGCCACCACCCCAGTTGCCGCCGCCACCGTCGCCGCCGTTACCGCCGCCGCCACCCCAGTTGCCGCCGCCGTCGCCGCCGTCACCACCACGACCGTTGCCCCAGTCACCACCGTTGCCGCCCCGACCGTTGCCCCAGTCGTCGTGGTAGCCCCAGTCACCGTTGCCACCGCGACCGGAGTCGTTCCAGTTCGACCAGTTCGAGTCGTGCCGGTTGTTGTCGCGCCAGTAGCCGTCGTCGCGCCAGTTGTCGTTGTATCCGCCGACGCCGCCCTGGTCCCAGCACCAGCTCGGACGGTTGCGCCAGTCGCGGTCGCAGCAGACGTTCCACCGGGCGTCGGAGCGGTTCGAGGGGTAGCGCCAGCAGTCGTAGCCACCGTTGCCGCCGCCACCACCATTCCCGGCGACGACCGAGGCCGACGCGCTGGCGACGGGCAGCAGACCTATCGCGATTCCCGCGGCGCCCGCCATGGCTGCCGCAACGATCTTACGGCGCATTCTCATGCACCTCCGCACGTGTCTCGCTTATTGGGCTTTTAGGTCATTTCCACCCTCACTCGCCCATGCGGCCCTGTCAAAGCGGAAAGGCCCCCCGCCGCTCTCCGAAGAGAGTGGCGGGGGGCCTCCCATCAGGCTTTTTAGAGGTCGAAGTAGAGCTCGAACTCGTGCGGGTGCGGACGCAGCGCGATCGGGGCGATCTCGTGCGTGCGCTTGTAGTCGATCCAGGTCTCGATCAGGTCGGGGGTGAAGACACCGCCGGCCAGGAGGTACTCGTGGTCCGCCTCCAGCGCCTTGAGGACGTCCTCGAGGCTGGTCGGGACCTGCGGGACGCTCGCGTGCTCGTCGGGCGAGAGCTCGTAGAGGTCCTTGTCGATCGGCTCCATCGGCTCGATCTTGTTCTTGATGCCGTCGAGGCCCGCGAGCAGCAGCGCCGAGAAGGCGAGGTACGGGTTCGAGGACGGGTCCGGAGCGCGGAACTCGACGCGCTTGGCCTTCGGGTTCGAGCCCGTGATCGGGATGCGCATGGCGGCGGAGCGGTTGCGCTGCGAGTACACCATGTTGACCGGCGCCTCGAAGCCCGGCACCAGGCGGTGGTAGGAGTTCACCGTCGGGTTGGTGAAGGCCAGCAGCGACGGGGCGTGCTTGAGGATGCCGCCGATGTAGTAGCGGGCGGTGTCCGAGAGGCCCGCGTAGCCGGCCTCGTCGTAGAACAGCGGGTCGCCGTTCGCCCACAGCGACTGGTGCACGTGCATGCCCGAGCCGTTGTCACCGAAGATCGGCTTCGGCATGAAGGTCGCGGTCTTGCCGTTGCGCCAGGCGACGTTCTTCACGATGTACTTGAAGAGCATCAGGTCGTCGGCCGCGGCCAGCAGCGTGTTGAACTTGTAGTTGATCTCGGCCTGGCCACCGGTGCCGACCTCGTGGTGCTGACGCTCGACCTGGAGGCCCTGGGCGTCCAGCTCGAGGGAGATCTCGGCGCGCAGGTCGGCGAAGTGGTCGACCGGGGCTACGGGGAAGTAACCACCCTTGTAGCGGACCTTGTAACCACGGTTGTTCTCCTCGGAGCCCGTGTTCCAGGCGCCGGCCTCGGAGTCGATGTGGTAGAAGCCCTCGTTCGCGGAGGTCGCGAAGCGCACGCTGTCGAACACGTAGAACTCGGCCTCGGGGCCGAAGAACGCGGTGTCGGCGATGCCGGTGGAGGCGAGGTACGCCTCGGCCTTCTTCGCGATGTTGCGCGGGTCGCGGCTGTAGGCCTCACCCGTGATCGGGTCGTGGATGAAGAAGTTGATGTTGAGCGTCTTGTCCTTGCGGAACGGGTCCAGACGCGCGGTGGTGATGTCGGCACGCAGCGCCATGTCGGACTCGTGGATCGCCTGGAAGCCGCGGATCGAGGATCCGTCGAAGGCGAGCTCCTCCGCCGGGTCGAACGCTCGCGCCGGGATGGTGAAGTGCTGCATCACACCAGGCAGGTCACAGAAGCGGACGTCGACGAACTTGACGTCGTTCTCCTCGATGTACTGCTTCACTTCGTCGGCGTTCTTGAACATCCAACTCCTCCTACTCCCGACCCCGGGGCAGGGACGGGCTTTATAGCTCGTGGTGCGTCAGTGCGGTGCCGCACGCTGACCCGACCATAAGCAGACGGGATTTCCCAAGCATGACCCATTTGTTTCGCACAAGTTAACCAGGGTCCGGCCGGAGGGCCGTGCGGCGCCACGGGTACCGTGTTCGGGTGGACAACAGACAGGCAATCGGATCCTGGCTCTCCGGCCCCCGCGCGGCCGCCGAGGAGATGGGTGTCGACTTCGGCTATCCGGGTCAGCGGCTCGGCCTGCCCCAGCAGGGGCCCGGCTCGGTGGCACGTTTCGGGCGTCGGCTCGGCGCCGTCGCGATCGACTGGATCGGCTGCCAGCTGATTGCCTACGGGCTGATCACCGGCGGCGACCTGACCGCGACGGGCGACTGGACCCTCGCGCTCTTCGTGGCCCTCACCATCCTGACGGTGGGCACCGTGGGCTTCACCCCCGGCAAGCGGATCCTGGGCCTCCGGGTGATGTCGGAGTCCGGCGGCCGCCTCGGCATCGTCCGTGTGGTGCTGCGCACGCTGCTGCTGGCCCTGGTCATCCCGGCGCTCATCTGGGACCGCGACGGCCGCGGCCTGCACGACCGGCTCGCCCGCGCCGTCCAGGTCCGCATCTAGAACTTCCACGCACGCGGTACGACACAGGGGTGCCCCCCGAGCCTCGGGCTCGGGGGGCACCCCTGTGTCGTATACGAAAATCAGGTGAGCTGGTCAGCGCATCTTTCCGCCGCGCGGCATCTTCATGCCCTTCGGCATGGGGCCCTTCGGCAGCGGCATGTTGCTCATGAGGTCACCCATGGCGCGCAGCTTGTCGTTGATCGCGGTGATCTGCGGGCCGGTCAGTACGCGCGGCAGCTTGAGCAGCGTGGTGCGCACCTTCTTGAGCGGCACCTCGCCCTCGCCCGTACCCACGATGAAGTCGTGGACCGGCACGTCCGGCATGATCCGGGCCAGCTTCTTCTTCTCGTTCGCGAGCAGCGGCTTCACCCGGTTCGGGTTGCCCTCGGCGATCAGCACGACGCCGGCCTTGCCGACGGCACGGTGGACGATGTCCTGCTGCCGGGTCATCGCGACGGCGGGGGTGGTGGTCCAGCCCCGTCCCACGTTGTCCAGCACGGCCGCAGCCGCTCCCGGCTGGCCTTCCATCTGCCCGAAGGCAGCCCGCTCGGCCCGTCGCCCGAAGACGATCGCCATCGCGAGGAACGCCACAAGGAATCCCAGGATGCCCAGGTAGTACTGGTGCCCTACCAAGAAGCCGATCGCGAGGAAGACACCGAAGGTGACGATGCCCACGCCTGCGACGATCAGACCGACCTTCGGGTCCGCCTTGCGCGTCATCTTGTACGTCAGGGCGATCTGCTTCAGTCGCCCGGGGTTCGCAGCAGTCTCTGCGTTTGACTTCCTCGCCATACAGCGAGTTTACGTGGCCTGCGGGGTTCGGGTAGCCGCGGCCTCAAGTACGTGTTCGGTTTCGACCCGATCCTTGGCCCTCTTGCGGTCCTCCAGGACCGCCGTCCAGGCGTTGCGGCGGGCCCCGCTCATCAGCAGGGACTCGATGCCCCGGAAGGCGTCGGAGAGCGTCGGGATGGCAATGGCGCGTACGGGCGCGGCCTGCATGATGTCGATCCCTTTCACGATGCTCGCGTCGGCGTGATGCGAGCGGTGTGTGCGGTGCGTGGACCAAGCGTCACTGACTGGTGTTACCAGGGCGTGACCGGTCGGTCAAATGTGATGTACACGTTGCAAACACTGACGCGGCCCACCGGACTCTTCCTCAGGGAAGAGCCTAGGGGCCGCGTCGATGCGGTGTTACCCGTTAGTAACGCTTTGTGCGCGACTTCACACGCTCGGCGCTCGGACGATCAGACCGACGCGCGCTTCTCCATCGCCTGCTGGTAGAGACGACCGGCCCGATACGACGACCGGACCAGCGGGCCGGACATCACACCGGAGAAGCCGATCTCCTCGGCCTCCTTCGCCAGCTCGACGAACTCGGCCGGCTTCACCCAGCGCTCGACGGGGTGGTGCCGCGGCGAGGGCCGCAGGTACTGGGTGATGGTGATGAGCTCGCAGCCGGCCTCGTGCAGCTCCTTGAGAGCCTGCGAGACCTCCTCGCGCTCCTCGCCCATGCCGAGGATCAGGTTCGACTTGGTGACCAGGCCGTAGGCGCGGGCCTGCCGGATCACGTCGAGCGAGCGCTCGTAGCGGAAGCCGGGGCGGATCCGCTTGAAGATGCGGGGCACGGTCTCGACGTTGTGCGCGAAGACCTCGGGGCGGGAGGCGAAGACCTCCTCCAGCAGCTCCGGGACCGCGTTGAAGTCGGGGGCCAGCAGCTCGACCTTGGTGTGGCCGGTCTCGCGGCCCGCCGTCTGCTGGTGGATCTGGCGCACGGTCTCCGCGTACAGCCAGGCGCCGCCGTCGGCCAGGTCGTCGCGCGCGACGCCCGTGATGGTGGCGTAGTTCAGGTCCATCGTGACCACGGACTCGCCGACGCGCCGCGGCTCGTCACGGTCCAGCGCCTCGGGCTTGCCCGTGTCGATCTGGCAGAAGTCACAGCGCCGGGTGCACTGGTCACCACCGATGAGGAAGGTGGCCTCGCGGTCCTCCCAGCATTCGTAGATGTTCGGACAACCGGCTTCCTGGCACACCGTGTGCAGTCCTTCGCCCTTCACCAGGGCCTGCATCTTGGTGTACTCGGGACCCATCTTCGCCCGGGTCTTGATCCACTCGGGCTTGCGCTCGATGGGGGTCTGGGCGTTACGGACCTCCAGGCGCAGCATCTTGCGTCCGTCGGGTGCGACTGCGGACACGACCGGCTCCCTGTGACTTCGATTGTTCGGCGCCCACCAGGGTACGCCCGTAATTTCATACGCTCTTACGTCGGCCAACCTGCGGGCGGCCGGTCTCATTCCCGGGGGCTAGGAACCCACGGCCGGCTCGATTTCGCGGGGCCGCAGCTCCGCGTGCTCCAGTACATCCTTCAGGTGCCGTTCTGCCACCGGAAGTACCTCGGCGATGGTGATCTCCCGCCCCAGTTCGTACGAGAGCGAGGTCACACCGGCGTCCCGGATCCCGCACGGGATGATCCGGTCGAACCAGGTGCTGTCCGGATTCACGTTGATCGCGAAGCCGTGCATGGTGACGCCCTTGGCGACCCGGATGCCGATGGCGGCGAGCTTGCGGTCCTCGCGGCGCTGGCCGGCGTTGGACGGGGCGTACTCGGGACCGTTCAGCCGCGCGTCGAACTCCTCGTCGTGCAGCCGGGGGTCGAACTCCAGCGACAGCCCGCCGATCTTCGGACGCTCCTCGACGGGGTCGCCCAGGACCCACACCCCGGAGCGGCCCTCGACGCGGGTGGTCTCCAGGCCGAACTCGGCGGCGGTACGGATCAGGGCCTCTTCGAGGCGGCGGACGTGGGCGACCACGTCCACGGGGCGGGGCAGCTTCATGATCGGGTAACCGACCAGCTGACCCGGGCCGTGCCAGGTGATCTTGCCGCCGCGGTCCACGTCGACGACGGGGGTGCCGTCGAGCGGGCGCTCACTGGGGTCGGTGCGCCGACCCGCCGTGTAGACCGGCAGGTGCTCCAGCAGCAGGCAGGTGTCCTCGATCTCGTCCGCGAAGCGGGCCGCGTGCACCCGGCGCTGTTCTTCCCAGGCCTGGGTGTACTCGACGGATTCCGGTCCGAAGCCCAGATGGACAAACCCAAGCTCAGCCACCGCAGCGCCTCCTCGTTGAACCTGCTGTGTGCACGTACCTCACTGAGCAAGGGTACGGCGACCGTCCCGAACCCCTTCAGGGCCCCGGCTCGGGCCCCGATCCAGGCTCCGACTCGGGCTCCGGCGGGGGTCCCGGCAGCTGCTTCGGCCGACGCCGTCCCTTGGCCGGCCGGTCCGGGTCCTCGTCCGCGCGCGGCAGCCGCCGGTGGCCCTCCGAGTGGTCGTTGACCCAGCCGCACACCCCGCACGCGTACCGGCCGTCCAGCCCCGCGATGTAGGTGCCGCAGCGGCGGCACTCCGCCTCGGTCAGTTCGGGCGGGGGCAGCGGGGCGGTGGATTCGGTTCGCTCCTCGGGGAGGTGCGCCCTGTGGGGCCGAGGGGTCATGGCCCGCAGCGTACGCGGGCGGAGGGGTCGGGTCCGTAAAGGGCCCTACGCATTCTGCACACGATCGGATGAATGTGGGGCAGAGAGGGCGGCATCGGCGAAGTTCGCCGCTACATTCACGCCGTTCACAGGGCCGGGACCCCGGTCCGTCACGTCAGGAAACCGTGGAGCCGATGACGGAACGACCTGCCCAGCGCGTCCCCAACCGGCAGCTCGCGGCGCTGATCGCGGAAGCCGGGTTCTCCAATGCCGGTCTCGCCCGCCGCGTCGACCAGCTCGGCCTGGAGCACGGTCTCGATCTGCGGTACGACAAGACCTCCGTGACCCGGTGGCTGCGCGGCCAGCAGCCCCGCGGCACCACGCCCGCGCTGATCGCCGAGGTCTTCACCCGCCGCCTCGGACGCCGCCTCTCGGCCCAGGACCTGGGCCTGGACGCCTGCGCGCCCGTGTACGCCGGGCTGGAGTTCGCGGCCACCCCGGAGGAGGCCGTGGACATCGCGAGCGGGCTGTGGCGCAAGGACTCCGGCTCGCACGCCGAGCTCCGGAAGATCGCCTTCACCCCGGCCGGGCTGATCGTGCCCAGCCGGGACTGGCTGATCGGGCGGGCCGACGAGCGGGTCGGCCGGGGCGCGGAGCCCGCCACGGCCCGCGTCCCGCTGCAGGGGCGGGCCTCGGTGCCCCGGCAGCGGCAGATCGACCGCGGCCCCGGGCAGCGCGTGACCAGCGGGGACATCGCGGCGCTCAGATCGGTGAGCGAGCTGTTCCGGACCCTGGACCAGGCGTACGGCGGCGGGCACGCCCGCCAGGCCCTGGTGCGCTATCTGGAGCACGAGGCCGAGCCGATGCTCCGCGGGACCTACGGGGAGACCACCGGGCGGCGGTTGTTCTCGGCCGCCGCCGATCTGACCCGGCTCGCGGGCTGGACCTCGTACGACATCGCCGCGCACGGGCTGGCCCAGCGCTACTTCGTGCAGGCGCTACGGCTGGCGCAGGCGGCCGGGGACCGGCCGTACGGCTCGTACGTGCTGGTCACCATGAGTCGGCAGGCGGTCTACCTCGGCCACGGTCGGGAGGCCGTGCAGCTGGCCCGGGTGGCCCAGCAGGGCGTCGGCTCCGGGCCGCCGCCCGTGGTGCAGGCACTGCTCCATTCGGCGGAGGCGCGCGGACACGCGGTCCTCGGCGAGGTGCGGGCCTCGACCGCCTCCCTGGTGCGGGCGGAACGCGCGCTGGGCGCGGCCCGGCCGGGGGACGACGTACCGCACTGGGCGCGGTTCTTCGACGAGGCGCAGTTGGCGGACGAGTTCGGGCACTGCCACCGGGATCTCCAGCAGTACCGGGCCTCGGCGCAGCACGCGGAGCGGTCCCTGCAGCTGCGGGGGCCCGGGTACGCCCGGTCCCGGCTGTTCTGCCGGGTGGTGCTGGCCACGGCCCGGCTGGGGCTGGGCGAGCTGGACCAGGCGTGCGCGCTGGGCGCGGAGGCGGCGCAGCAGGCGATGGAGATGCGCTCGGTGCGGGCGGTGGAGTACGTACGGGACTTCGAGCGGCGGCTGGAGCCGTACCGGGACGCCTCGGCGGTGCGGACCTACCGGGACCGGGTGGCGGCCTTGTCGTGACCCCGCGGGCCGGCCGCGGGGGCCCGGATCGCGCGCCCGGCACGCCGGCGAGGCGGGAGCAGGGGCCCCGCCGGCGTCGTCAGGTGTTCTCAGGCCGCCACCGGGAGTGCGGGCTCCGGGGCGACCGGGAGCGGGATTCCGAAGTCGCGCAGGACGGCGCCGGCGGCGCGGCGGGCCGAGTGCAGGGCTCCTTGGACGGTGTTGGTGTCGCGGTGGTCGCCGCACACGTACAGCCCGGCCAGTACCCGTACGGGACGGCTCATGTCGTGCGGCGGGGGCATCGCGGGGACCGCCTCCGGGGTGTGGTGGACGGCCAGGAGTTCCCACTCACGGGTGGGGGTGTCGTAGAGCCGGGCCAGTCGTGCGGCGACCGTGCGCGCCGGTGGGGGCGGGCCGAGCACGGTGGTGGTGACCAGGCTCCGGCCGGCCGGGGCCCGGGTCGGGTCGACCGCGCTCATGACGGCCGTGTGGGAGACGGGCCAGTTGGGGTCCCCGTCCAGGAGCAGCGTGCCGTCCCGGGACAGGGGTGCGGTGGTGGCGTGGTGCAGGACGGTGACCTCGTGGAAGGCGGGCACGCGCAGGCCGGGCAGGAGCTCGGCGGCGGCGCGGGCCCCGGTGGCCAGGAGGACGGAACGGCAGCGGAAGTCGCCGTGTTCCTCGGTGGTGACCAGGTTGGTGGCCACCGATCGGACCCGGACCCCGGTGCGTACGGTGCCGGGGGGCAGGGCGGCGGCGAGCACCTCGGGCAGGGCCGCCGCGCCGCCCTCGGGCACGGCGAGCCGGCCGCGGGCGAAGGTGCGCAGGGCGAGGTCGGCGACCCGGCTGGAGGTGGTGAGCTCCGGGTCGCGCAGCAGGGTGGCGAGCAAGGGGCGGAGCGCCCCGTTCAGGGTGCGTGTCGGCAGCCCGCGGGAGCGCAGGGCGGCGTGCGCGGTGCGTTCGGGACGGGCGAGGAGCTTCTCCTCGGGCAGGGTGGCGAACCGGCCGAGGGCGGCGCTGATCCGGGCCTGGTCGAGGGAGCGGCTGGCCAGGGCCCGGGCCGGGGTGAGGACCCCGACCCGCAACTGTTTCCCGTCGGTGTGGACGAGGACGCCCGGTGTGAAGGGGCGCAGGGTCAGGGCCCGCAGGCCCGGGGTGCGTTCGAGCTCCGGGTACGCGGTGTTGAGCAGTTGGCCGATCCGGTCGAGCCGGAACCCGTCGACGGACTCGGTGGCCATCCGCCCGCCGGGGTCGTCCGCGGCTTCCAGGACGGTGACCGTGACTCCGGCGGCGATCAGGTGCTGCGCTGCCGCGAGTCCTGAGACTCCGGCTCCTACGATGACGACGTCCGCATGGTGTGCGGCATGGTGTGCGCTGCTGAGCACGTGCCCCTCCCCGAGGTCGGCGCGGCTGTGTGGGGATCCTCCTTCCCCCAACCGGTTAAAGGGGAACCCGAGTTCGGCGGGGTATTGCGGTCAACTCCGGTCGCACAGCGGTCGCATACGGGTCACAAACGGTCGCACGGTGGTCGCACACGGATCTCAGAGCGCGGCGCGGATCGCCTGCTCGATGCCGGGGTCACGGAAGACGAAGCCGGACCCCAGCAGCCGCGCGGGCCGGGCCCGTTGACTGCCCAGCACGTCCTCGGCGAACTCCCCCAGCACGACGCGCAGGGCCACGGCCGGCACGGGCAGCACCGCGGGCCGGCGCAGCACCCGGGACATGGCCTCGGTGACCTGGCGGTTGGTCAGCGGCTCCGGGGCGGTCAGGTTGACCGGGCCGGACAGGCCCGGGGTGTCGATGATGTGCCGCAGGGCCGCCACCTCGTCGCGGAGGGAGATGTACGACCAGTACTGGCGGCCGTTGCCGAGCCGGCCGCCGACCCCGGCGCGGAAGAGGGGGAACATCCGCCCCCAGGCCCCGCCGTCACGGGCGACGACCAGCCCGGTACGGGCGAACGCGGTCCGGATCCCGGCCTCCTGGGCGGAGGCGGTGGCCGCCTCCCACTCCACACAGACCGAGGGCAGGAACCCCTGCCCGGCGGGGGCGTCCTCGTCGACGGCCCGGTCGCCGGTGTCCCCGTAGTAGCCGACGGCCGAACCGCTGACCAGGACGGCGGGCGGCGCGTCGAGGGCGGCGAGGGCGTGCGCGAGCGCGGCGGTGCCGAGCACCCGGCTGTCACGGATCTCCCTCTTGTACGCGGCCGTCCACCGGTGGTCCCCGACCCCGGCCCCGGCCAGGTGCACGACGGCCCCGCAGCCGGCCAGACCGGCGGGATCCACGTACCCGCGCGCCGGATCCCACCGCGCCTCGTCCGCCCCGACGGGCTCCCTCCGCACGAACCGCACCACCTCGTGCCCGTCCGCCCGCAGGGACCGCACGAGTGCGCTTCCGATGAGTCCGGTCGCCCCGGTCACAGCAATCCGCATGGCCCCATCCTGCCGGGTCGCTGCGCTGTGCTCGGCCGGTTCGGGGCGCGTCGTTGTCCTTCGTGGGACGCGCGTACCCGGGCGGACGTCACCACACGGCGCGGGGTCCGGGGCGGAGCCCCGGTCAGGTGGTCGTGCCGAGCCACGTGCCCACCGTGTAGGTGACCGCCATGGCGAGGGCGCCACCCAGGACGTTGCGGGCGACCGCCCTCGGCACCGGCGCCCCGCCCAGCCGGGCGCTGATCACCCCGCACAGCGTCAGCGCGGCC comes from Streptomyces virginiae and encodes:
- the glnA gene encoding type I glutamate--ammonia ligase, with the translated sequence MFKNADEVKQYIEENDVKFVDVRFCDLPGVMQHFTIPARAFDPAEELAFDGSSIRGFQAIHESDMALRADITTARLDPFRKDKTLNINFFIHDPITGEAYSRDPRNIAKKAEAYLASTGIADTAFFGPEAEFYVFDSVRFATSANEGFYHIDSEAGAWNTGSEENNRGYKVRYKGGYFPVAPVDHFADLRAEISLELDAQGLQVERQHHEVGTGGQAEINYKFNTLLAAADDLMLFKYIVKNVAWRNGKTATFMPKPIFGDNGSGMHVHQSLWANGDPLFYDEAGYAGLSDTARYYIGGILKHAPSLLAFTNPTVNSYHRLVPGFEAPVNMVYSQRNRSAAMRIPITGSNPKAKRVEFRAPDPSSNPYLAFSALLLAGLDGIKNKIEPMEPIDKDLYELSPDEHASVPQVPTSLEDVLKALEADHEYLLAGGVFTPDLIETWIDYKRTHEIAPIALRPHPHEFELYFDL
- a CDS encoding RDD family protein encodes the protein MDNRQAIGSWLSGPRAAAEEMGVDFGYPGQRLGLPQQGPGSVARFGRRLGAVAIDWIGCQLIAYGLITGGDLTATGDWTLALFVALTILTVGTVGFTPGKRILGLRVMSESGGRLGIVRVVLRTLLLALVIPALIWDRDGRGLHDRLARAVQVRI
- a CDS encoding DUF4191 domain-containing protein: MARKSNAETAANPGRLKQIALTYKMTRKADPKVGLIVAGVGIVTFGVFLAIGFLVGHQYYLGILGFLVAFLAMAIVFGRRAERAAFGQMEGQPGAAAAVLDNVGRGWTTTPAVAMTRQQDIVHRAVGKAGVVLIAEGNPNRVKPLLANEKKKLARIMPDVPVHDFIVGTGEGEVPLKKVRTTLLKLPRVLTGPQITAINDKLRAMGDLMSNMPLPKGPMPKGMKMPRGGKMR
- a CDS encoding SCO2195 family GlnR-regulated protein translates to MQAAPVRAIAIPTLSDAFRGIESLLMSGARRNAWTAVLEDRKRAKDRVETEHVLEAAATRTPQAT
- the lipA gene encoding lipoyl synthase; protein product: MSAVAPDGRKMLRLEVRNAQTPIERKPEWIKTRAKMGPEYTKMQALVKGEGLHTVCQEAGCPNIYECWEDREATFLIGGDQCTRRCDFCQIDTGKPEALDRDEPRRVGESVVTMDLNYATITGVARDDLADGGAWLYAETVRQIHQQTAGRETGHTKVELLAPDFNAVPELLEEVFASRPEVFAHNVETVPRIFKRIRPGFRYERSLDVIRQARAYGLVTKSNLILGMGEEREEVSQALKELHEAGCELITITQYLRPSPRHHPVERWVKPAEFVELAKEAEEIGFSGVMSGPLVRSSYRAGRLYQQAMEKRASV
- the lipB gene encoding lipoyl(octanoyl) transferase LipB, with product MAELGFVHLGFGPESVEYTQAWEEQRRVHAARFADEIEDTCLLLEHLPVYTAGRRTDPSERPLDGTPVVDVDRGGKITWHGPGQLVGYPIMKLPRPVDVVAHVRRLEEALIRTAAEFGLETTRVEGRSGVWVLGDPVEERPKIGGLSLEFDPRLHDEEFDARLNGPEYAPSNAGQRREDRKLAAIGIRVAKGVTMHGFAINVNPDSTWFDRIIPCGIRDAGVTSLSYELGREITIAEVLPVAERHLKDVLEHAELRPREIEPAVGS
- a CDS encoding NAD(P)/FAD-dependent oxidoreductase, which codes for MLSSAHHAAHHADVVIVGAGVSGLAAAQHLIAAGVTVTVLEAADDPGGRMATESVDGFRLDRIGQLLNTAYPELERTPGLRALTLRPFTPGVLVHTDGKQLRVGVLTPARALASRSLDQARISAALGRFATLPEEKLLARPERTAHAALRSRGLPTRTLNGALRPLLATLLRDPELTTSSRVADLALRTFARGRLAVPEGGAAALPEVLAAALPPGTVRTGVRVRSVATNLVTTEEHGDFRCRSVLLATGARAAAELLPGLRVPAFHEVTVLHHATTAPLSRDGTLLLDGDPNWPVSHTAVMSAVDPTRAPAGRSLVTTTVLGPPPPARTVAARLARLYDTPTREWELLAVHHTPEAVPAMPPPHDMSRPVRVLAGLYVCGDHRDTNTVQGALHSARRAAGAVLRDFGIPLPVAPEPALPVAA
- a CDS encoding TIGR01777 family oxidoreductase; this translates as MRIAVTGATGLIGSALVRSLRADGHEVVRFVRREPVGADEARWDPARGYVDPAGLAGCGAVVHLAGAGVGDHRWTAAYKREIRDSRVLGTAALAHALAALDAPPAVLVSGSAVGYYGDTGDRAVDEDAPAGQGFLPSVCVEWEAATASAQEAGIRTAFARTGLVVARDGGAWGRMFPLFRAGVGGRLGNGRQYWSYISLRDEVAALRHIIDTPGLSGPVNLTAPEPLTNRQVTEAMSRVLRRPAVLPVPAVALRVVLGEFAEDVLGSQRARPARLLGSGFVFRDPGIEQAIRAAL